One Ruficoccus amylovorans genomic window carries:
- a CDS encoding alpha-1,3-galactosidase-related protein — MNETNHDDRRGASIRASQHGLYPDSNEDATPLIKQILGKVENGQTLVLEPGEYHFWPHQAEEKFYYLSNNQAGLKRIAFPLLGRRGITIDGAGARLVFHGEILPFVVDHGSNIRLKNFTIDWHRTFFSQGEILAAGMDHVDVAIDEARYPYEVVDGTMRFIGEGWSHGFTEGIFEFDARLRRPAHLSGDNLGGVFSSENSAEYLGDSRVRLKGEFGRLARPGNILVMRHYRRYFPAVFMVDSKDVVLESLVIRHAAGTAVLGQFTENISLLNCAVEPDEASGRYFSSTADATHFVNCRGKILFRRCRMSNQLDDAANVHGIHFRVDEREGDCSLLLGIGHFEQKSMRPGVAGDDVVFRHANSLATLGKGRIKRIEQVDEWTFRVIFRAPLSPEIQPGCAMENLTWTPEVVIEGCRVQNNRARGFLLSTPRKIIVRENELSPAGSAIKISGDASYWFESGAVRDVLIEDNHFGECCYGPVSWGRAVIDIDPEVSGPDVAEATFHSGICITNNIFSTFDTGLVYARSVKGFVFKGNRIEANRAYRPDKRMRARLTLEVCKDVCVQDNYIATDVAEAPMLELNETLNERHHVELQPHLDTTPQAHVESL; from the coding sequence ATGAACGAAACAAATCACGATGATAGGCGTGGTGCGTCGATCAGAGCCAGCCAACATGGGCTGTACCCTGACTCCAACGAAGATGCCACGCCCCTGATTAAGCAGATACTGGGCAAAGTCGAAAATGGGCAGACGCTTGTACTTGAGCCGGGGGAATACCATTTTTGGCCTCATCAGGCTGAGGAGAAATTTTATTATCTGTCCAACAATCAGGCAGGTTTGAAGCGGATCGCCTTCCCCTTGCTGGGGCGAAGAGGCATCACGATTGACGGTGCCGGGGCGCGTCTGGTCTTTCACGGGGAGATACTTCCTTTCGTCGTCGATCATGGCAGTAATATCCGCTTGAAGAACTTTACAATCGACTGGCACCGGACGTTTTTCTCGCAAGGGGAAATCCTGGCTGCCGGTATGGACCATGTCGATGTCGCCATTGATGAGGCCCGCTATCCCTACGAGGTGGTGGACGGCACGATGCGCTTCATCGGTGAAGGCTGGAGCCACGGTTTCACCGAGGGTATTTTTGAATTCGACGCCCGACTCCGCCGTCCGGCCCACCTGAGCGGGGATAACCTGGGAGGGGTGTTCAGCTCGGAAAACAGCGCCGAATATCTCGGGGACTCGCGTGTGCGCCTGAAGGGGGAATTCGGTCGGTTAGCCCGCCCTGGCAACATCTTGGTCATGCGCCATTACCGCCGGTACTTCCCCGCCGTGTTCATGGTGGATTCCAAGGATGTGGTGCTGGAGTCTTTGGTGATCCGACACGCGGCGGGCACAGCCGTGCTGGGGCAATTCACCGAAAATATCTCTTTGCTCAACTGTGCGGTCGAACCAGACGAGGCCTCGGGCCGGTATTTTTCTTCGACGGCGGACGCGACGCACTTTGTTAACTGCCGGGGGAAAATCTTGTTCCGGCGTTGCCGGATGTCCAACCAGCTCGATGACGCTGCGAACGTTCACGGGATTCATTTCAGGGTTGATGAGCGGGAGGGCGATTGCTCGCTGCTGTTGGGAATCGGCCACTTTGAGCAAAAGTCGATGCGTCCGGGAGTGGCGGGAGATGACGTGGTCTTTCGGCATGCGAACAGTCTCGCTACCTTGGGTAAGGGACGTATCAAGCGCATCGAGCAGGTTGATGAGTGGACGTTTAGGGTTATTTTCCGCGCGCCGCTGTCTCCGGAGATCCAGCCTGGCTGCGCGATGGAGAACCTGACCTGGACGCCGGAGGTTGTAATCGAAGGATGCCGCGTACAAAACAACCGCGCCCGGGGCTTTCTGCTCTCAACCCCGCGCAAAATCATCGTGCGCGAGAATGAACTGTCCCCGGCGGGGTCGGCTATCAAAATCAGCGGTGATGCCAGTTACTGGTTTGAGTCCGGGGCGGTGCGGGATGTTCTCATCGAGGACAACCACTTCGGCGAGTGCTGCTACGGGCCTGTCTCCTGGGGGCGAGCCGTCATTGACATCGACCCGGAGGTTAGCGGCCCGGATGTTGCCGAGGCGACGTTCCACAGTGGGATTTGCATCACCAATAACATATTCAGCACCTTCGATACCGGTCTGGTCTATGCGCGTTCGGTGAAGGGCTTTGTGTTCAAGGGAAACCGCATCGAGGCCAACCGTGCATACCGGCCTGACAAGCGGATGCGGGCGCGGCTGACTCTGGAGGTCTGCAAGGATGTCTGTGTTCAGGATAATTATATCGCTACTGATGTCGCTGAGGCGCCCATGCTGGAACTCAATGAGACATTGAACGAGCGTCACCACGTCGAATTGCAGCCTCACCTGGATACCACTCCCCAGGCGCATGTGGAGTCCCTTTGA